From a single Arachis hypogaea cultivar Tifrunner chromosome 3, arahy.Tifrunner.gnm2.J5K5, whole genome shotgun sequence genomic region:
- the LOC112778673 gene encoding uncharacterized protein, whose amino-acid sequence MNHHRPMTLATFLKVNPPKFKGTTVATEADNWFRGIEMSLRAQHVPEEQYVEFATYMLEGDAQHWWQGIQRLLQQDEGNILWNAFKEEFYKKYFPRATREAKEMELMQLKQGSMSVAEYTRKFEDLCHFSKVCQGNPKDFEEWKCLKFEGGLHEDLSNSVVPLEIWNFAELVNKSQLVEDCAKKTAAARMNRPGSFFQNYNQYTVPQGRNFKQGAMPSQWYNQNRNVHARPTGRNGRRMRQDMGKRPQQAQMRPVCRQCGKEHGSRPCQLTGIIYFSCGQPGHMAKDCPKKPVQGIDRPRQQGRVFAMTADDAIKSDSLIQGQCYVKSRLLTILYNSGASHSFISETVAHELGLDFTMLDYNLIVRTPTSQNALTSQVCQQVPFVIEAMTFIHDLVCLPLYGLDIILGLDWLFKHHVFLDCFKRIAIFPSSEMHTEPVESCTFYLNSLRVISSNSGLEGYVLLSASSETNEQDLEQIRVVKEFPDVFPDDIPEFPPQREIEFSIDLVPKAGPISIAPYRMSPLELAELKKQLDELLGKKFIRPSVSPWGAPVLLVKKKDGGMRLCVDYRQLNKITIKNKYPLPMIDDLMDQLRGATIFLKIDLRSSYHQIWVKESDIPKTAFRTRYGHYEYTVMSFGLTNAPAVFMDYMNRIFHPYLDQFVVVFIDDILIYSKTEEEHGEHLRIVLQILRARKLYAKLSKCEFWVTEVAFLGHVITQDGITVDPLKIEAVVQWKEPKTVTEVHSFLGLAGYYRRYIKGFS is encoded by the coding sequence ATGAATCATCATAGGCCTATGACATTAGCTACTTTCTTGAAAgttaatccaccgaagttcaagggTACGACTGTAGCAACTGAAGCTGATAATTGGTTCCGAGGCATAGAAATGTCCTTGAGGGCACAGCATGTCCCGGAAGAACAGTATGTAGAATTTGCTACTTATATGTTGGAAGGGGATGCTCAGCACTGGTGGCAGGGCATTCAACGTTTACTGCAGCAAGATGAGGGTAATATTTTGTGGAATGCTTTcaaagaagagttctataagaagtactttcctagAGCTACTCGTGaggcaaaggagatggagttgatGCAGTTAAAACAGGGAAgtatgtctgttgctgagtatacAAGGAAGTTTGAAGATTTATGTCATTTTTCCAAGGTTTGTCAAGGGAATCCAAAAGATTTCGAAGAGTGGAAATGTTTGAAATTTGAAGGAGGACTCCATGAAGATTTGTCGAACTCAGTGGTTCCATTGGAAATATGGAATTTTGCGGAGTTGGTTAATAAGAGTCAGCTAGTAGAAGACTGTGCTAAGAAGACAGCTGCAGCTCGGATGAATCGCCCAGGATCTTTTTTTCAGAATTATAATCAGTATACAGTTCCTCAGGGAAGAAATTTTAAGCAGGGAGCAATGCCTTCACAATGGTACAATCAGAATAGAAATGTTCATGCACGTCCTACAGgaaggaatggaagaagaatgagacAGGATATGGGTAAGCGACCTCAGCAGGCGCAGATGCGACCAGTATGTAGGCAGTGTGGAAAGGAGCATGGAAGTAGACCTTGTCAGCTTACAGGCATTATCTATTTTTCTTGTGGTCAGCCTGGACATATGGCTAAGGACTGTCCGAAGAAGCCAGTACAAGGAATAGATAGGCCGCGACAACAAGGACGTGTGTTTGCTATGACTGCTGATGACGCAATAAAATCAGACTCCCTaatccaaggtcagtgttatgtcaaatCTCGACTCTTAACTATACTGTATAACTCTGGTGCATCACATTCATTTATTTCCGAGACTGTTGCGCATGAGTTGGGATTAGATTTTACCATGTTAGATTATAATCTAATTGTTCGTACACCCACATCTCAAAATGCCTTGACTAGTCAAGTATGTCAACAGGTGCCTTTTGTTATCGAGGCTATGACTTTTATACATGACCTGGTTTGTTTGCCTTTGTATGGTTTAGATATTATCTTAGGTCTAGATTGGTTGTTTAagcatcatgttttccttgattgtttTAAACGAATTGCTATATTTCCATCATCTGAAATGCACACTGAACCAGTTGAGTCTTGTACTTTCTATTTGAATTCCCtaagagttatttctagtaatagtGGGTTAGAGGGTTACGTTCTACTATCGGCTAGCTCAGAAACTAATGAACAAGACTTGGAGCAAATCCGAGTGGTGAAGGAGTTTCCTGATGTTTTTCCGGATGAtatacctgagtttccacctcagAGAGAGATAGAGTTTAGTATTGATCTGGTTCCTAAAGCTGGACCAATTTCTATAGCACCGTATCGGATGTCACCGTTGGAACTAGCGGAGTTAAAAAAGCAGTTGGATGAATTACTGGGGAAGAAGTTTATTCGTCCGAGTGTATCACCATGGGGAGCTCCAGTGTTACTAGTAAAaaagaaggatggtggaatgaggTTATGTGTGGATTATCGGCAATTGAACAAGATCAcaatcaagaacaagtatccactccCAATGATAGATGATCTGATGGACCAGCTGAGAGGTGCGACAATATTCTTGAAGATTGATTTGCGGTCAAGTTACCATCAAATCTGGGTGAAGGAATCAGATATACCTAAGACTGCCTTTCGAACTAGGTACGGTCACTATGAATATACGGTTATGTCCTTCGGACTGACTAATGCTCCTGctgtattcatggattatatgaatcgCATTTTTCATCCGTATCTAGATCAGTTTGTGGTAGTCTTTATAGATGATATCCTCATCTATTCCAAGACAGAAGAAGAACATGGAGAGCATttgaggattgtgttgcaaatATTAAGAGCACGGAAGCTATATGCGAAATTGTCGAAATGTGAGTTTTGGGTGACAGAAGTGGCATTCTTGGGACATGTGATCACACAAGATGGTATAACTGTAGATCCTTTAAAGATCGAGGCCGTAGTACAATGGAAGGAACCCAAGACAGTTACAGAAGTTCATAGTTTCTTGGGGTTAGCAGGATACTATCGGCGGTATATCAAGGGTTTTTCATAG